The following are encoded together in the Culex pipiens pallens isolate TS chromosome 1, TS_CPP_V2, whole genome shotgun sequence genome:
- the LOC120417685 gene encoding protein lin-37 homolog: protein MSKRRNLLDSAEKRRSLQNVAVARGRLKGALQDVVTHSGDEESGSEDDSQRQKPTRTHGGSRRSRVAPTSVGTDSIAIPHQTYIMKLFDRSVDLARFDENTPLYPICRSWMQNQPRANPSRILRTPSPVKREYNPEMTEQYRNREIRDVRAMPKPEGGPLERCPSPLACQLESTKERLDSSRSSGDAMDKTALMAEHKVRWGQVRNQWQSRSREVGQRYKGSFDLLDAMLRTEQKEEA from the exons ATGTCCAAACGTCGCAATCTGTTGGATTCTGCCGAGAAAC GCCGCTCCCTTCAAAACGTCGCCGTGGCCAGAGGCCGCCTCAAGGGTGCCCTGCAGGACGTTGTGACCCACAGTGGAGACGAAGAGTCTGGCTCGGAAGATGATTCCCAGCGTCAAAAGCCAACCCGCACCCACGGCGGATCGCGCCGTTCCCGGGTAGCTCCAACCTCCGTCGGAACAGATTCCATCGCAATCCCCCACCAGACGTACATCATGAAGCTGTTCGACCGCAGCGTGGACCTGGCCCGGTTCGACGAGAACACTCCGCTGTATCCGATCTGCCGGTCCTGGATGCAGAACCAACCGAGGGCCAACCCCAGTCGGATCCTGCGCACGCCTTCACCCGTCAAGCGCGAGTACAATCCGGAAATGACGGAACAGTACCGGAACCGGGAGATTCGGGACGTGCGAGCGATGCCAAAGCCGGAGGGTGGTCCGCTGGAGCGGTGTCCGTCGCCGTTGGCGTGTCAGCTGGAAAGTACCAAAGAGCGGCTTGATTCGAGTAGGAGCAGTGGGGACGCGATGGACAAAACAGCGTTGATGGCCGAGCATAAGGTGCGATGGGGACAGGTTCGGAATCAGTGGCAGAGCAGGTCACGGGAGGTTGGCCAGCGGTACAAGGGAAGCTTTGACCTGCTGGATGCGATGCTCCGGACGGAGCAGAAGGAGGAGGcgtga